CGCGCCGCCGCGGCAGCGCACCCTGCGCGCGGTGCTGGACTGGAGCTGGGAGCTGCTCGACGACCGGGCGCGCGAGGTGCTGCGGCGGCTGGCCGTGCACGCCGAGGGCTGCGACCTGGCGGCCGCCGAGCGGGTCTGCGGCGGTGACGACGTGCTCGGCGTGCTGGCCGGGCTGGTGGACCGGTCGCTGGTGCTCGTGGCGGCACCCGGCGGGCGCTACCGGCTGGCGGAGTCGGTGGCCGCCTACTGCCTGGAGCGGCTGGAGGAGGCCGGCGAGCTGGACGAGGTGCGGACCCGGCACGCCCGCCACTACGCGGACCTGGCCGAGGAGGCCGCGCCGCACCTGCGGGGGCCGGGCCAGCGGGAGTGGCTGGACCGGCTGGACGCGGAGTCGGCGAACCTGCGCACCGCGCTGGACCACGTCGTGCGCCGCGGGCTGGGCGCGGTGGCCACCCGCCTGGTCGACGCGCTGGCCTGGTACTGGGTGCTGCGCGGCAGGCTCGGCGAGGCCCGGCGCCGGCTGGAGGCCGTGCACACCGTGGCCCGCACGCCCGCCACGGTCGCCTGGCACACCGGCGTCACCGTCCTGATGGGCGACGGCGCCGACCGCGACGAGCGCGTCGCCGAGGTGCTGGCCTCGTGCGACGGGCCGCACACCTGCTGGCTGCTGGGCCACGCGCTGTACGCGGTGGGCGACGTGCCCGCGGGCGAACCGCTGGTCGACCGGGCGCTGGCCGGGTTCACCGCCACCGGGGACCGCTGGGGCACCGCGGCCGCGCTGGGCGACCGGGCGTTCCAGTGGCTGCTGCGCGGCGACCTCGACGCGAGCGCCCGCGACGGCGAGCGCAGCGCCGCCCTGTTCGGCGAGCTGGGCGACACCTGGGGTCAGCTGCGCGTGGTGGGCATCCTCGCCTCGATCGACGAGGCCCGCGGCGACTACGCGGCCGCCGCCGGGCGCCTGCGGGCGGCCCTGCACCAGGCCGAGCGGCTGCGGCTGTGGTCGCACGCGGCCGACCTGACCGGCGAGCTGGGCCGCGTCGCGCTGCTCACCGGCGACCACGAGCGGGCGCGCGAGCTGCACGAGCGGTCCCGGGACCTGGCCCGCCGGCACGGCTACCCCATCGGCGAGGCGCACGCCGAGATGGGCCTGGCCCTGGGCGCGCGGCGCACCGGCGACCTCGACGGCGCCGAACGACACCTGCTGGCCGTGCTGGACCGGCACCGCCACGCGGGCCTGGTCGGCGCCAACGCGCTGCCGCTGGCCGAACTCGGCTTCGTCGCCGAACTGCGCGGCGACCGGCAGCGCGCCCTGGCCCTGCACCAGGAGGGCTACCGGGCGGCCCTCACCAGCGGCGACCCGCGCGCGACGGCCCTGGCGCTGGAGGGCCTGGCGTGCGCCCGGGCAGCCGACGAACCCGAGCTGGCCGCGACCCTGCTGGGCACGGCGGACGCGGCCCGCCGGTCCCGCGGCGCGCCCCTGCCGCCCGCCGAGCGCGGCGACGTCGACCGCGCCACCACCGCGCTCGTCGAGGTGCTGGGCGGGGACTTCGCCCGGCACTTCGCCCGCGGCGCGGCCCTGACCCCGCGACAGGCGTTCCGGCTCCGACCGCGAGCACGGCGCTGAGCAGCGTCACCCCGCACGCGCCCCACGCCACCACCCGCACCGACGCGACCCCGGCCAGCGCGGGCCCCGCCAGCGCGCCCGCGAACGTCGCCACCGCCTCACCCGCGAACAGCACCGACCCGACCCGGCCCAGCAGCGGCGCCGGCGTCGCCCGCTGCACCGCGGTCTGCACCCCGACCAGGACCGCGGACCCCGCGCACCCCACCACCACCGCGGCCACCACCGGCGCGGTCGGGGCGAACAGCAGCGCGAAACCCGCCGAGGTCACCACCAGCGCACCCGCCACCAGCGGCCCGACCCGCACCCGGTCCACCAGGTGGCGGGTCGGCGGCACGCCCAGCAGGAACCCCGCGCCCAGCCCGGACATCACCAGCCCCACCGCGCCGGGCCCGCCCAGCTCGGCCATCCCGAACGGCACCAGCAGCGCGCCGAGCGCGGCGTTCGCCGCGAGGAACACGGTGCTCGCCCGCAACAGCACCCACACCGTCCGCTCCGACCGCAGGAACCGCAGCCCCTCGGCCATCCCCCCGCCGGTGCCCGGCGCGCCGGCCGCCCCCGTCGACACCAGCGCCACCAGCCCCGCCGACACCAGGTGGCTCACCGCGTCCACGACCACCAGCACCGGGAACCCGACCGGCACCAGCAGCGCGCCGCCCAGCGGCGCGCCCACCAGCCGGGCCACGCCGTCGGTGAGCGAGTTCACCGCGTTCGCACCGCTCAACGACGGGCCCGTGCCCACCACCACCGGCGTGTGCGCCTGCACGGCAGGCCGGAACAGCACCGTCCCGGTGCTCTCCACCACCAGCGCCACGTACACCAGCCACAGGTCACCGGGAGCGCGCACGAACAGCAACCCCGCCACCGCGCCCGCCCGCACCAGGTCGGCCGCCACCATCACCCGCCGCCGGTCCCACCGGTCCACCAGCACCCCGGCGACCGGCCCCAGCACCGCGGGCGGCAGGAACTCGGCCGCCAACGCCGCGCCGGCCAGCGCGACCGAACCGCCCGAGAGCCGGTAGACGTGCGCGGGCACCACCACGACGAGCAACCAGGAGCCCAGCGAGCTGACCGCGCGGGCGCCCCACAGCAACCGGAAGTCCCTGATCCGCAATGCCTCCAGCACCACGACACCCCCTATCCCGTGAAGATAACCATCGGGGGATGTCTTCTGACAAGATAGAAGCATGGGACACCTGCTCGGACCACGCCTGCGCGCGCTGCGCGCCGCGAGCGGACGCACCGTCGCCGCCGTCGCCACCGACGCGGGCCTGTCGGTGCCCTACGTGGCCAACCTGGAGAACGGCCGCGGCAACCCGACCGTCGACGCCCTCACCCGCCTGGCCGAAGCCCTCGGCACCACGCTCACCGTCGAGTTCGCCGAGCACGTCGCGGAACCGGCCGAACTCCCCGCCGCCCTGGTCCGCCTGGGCCGCACCACCGCGTTCCGCCGGGACGCCGCCGCACTGGCCGAGGCCACCGGCCAGGACCCCGCCGAACTGCCCGGCCGGCTGCTCGACGTGCTCGCCCGCCTGGCCGCCCTCACCGGCCGCGACCTCGCCGAACCCGACTGGCTCCGCCTGCTCGACGCCCTGCTGCTGATCACCCTGCACCCGCGCGGGCGCGGACGGGCCCCGGCCGACGACGCGACCGGGGCCCGTCCGGACTAGGTGATCGATCCCGTTGCAGGACGCGGGCGATCACGCCGGGTGTGGTGCGTCCGGTCGGTGGCGCAGGACCGGGCCTCGGAGCTGAATCCGGACAAGACCTGGACCACCGCCAGGGTGACCAGTCGCGAGGGTGTCCCTGTCGGTCGTCACAACCCGTACGACGACACCCTCGCGCCACGTCTCCAGCCGCCTACCCCTGGGGCTTACCCATCTAGCGGCGGCGCAGCACCCGCGGGTCCGCGCCCAGGGCGCCGTCCAACCGCAGCGTGATGAACTCGTTGTCGTCCGGCTTCCCCGGCGTGCGCCCGGACGACGACGGGAAGTTGTTGTCGTTCAGCACGCCGATCGTCCGGTCGTCCAGCAGCACCACGTCCTCGATCGTGGTGAACGGGAACGTGAACCGCTCCCCGAACCCACCCACACCACGCGGGTTCGCCACGTCCAGCAGGTCCGCCACCAGCGTCTTGTCCAGCACCCCGTCCCGGTCGCGGTCCCGCTTGTCCACCAGGTACACCCGCTTCACCCGCGCGTCCACGCCCTGCGCGCCGTCCCGCTCGATCACCAGCAACCGGTTCCGGTCCACCGTGATCGCGTCACCGATCGCGTGCTCCGGCCGGTCCAGCCGGTAGGTCCACCGCGTCCCGGTGTACCGCCCGGACCGCACGTCGAACTCGTTCAACCGCAGCGTGCCCGGCTCGTCGCCCGCGACCGTGCCCTCCAGCAACGCGTCCAGGGTCCGACCGTCCGCCGACAGCGCCAGCCCCTCGAACCCCTTGCTGCTCCCCAGGTTCGGCGCACCCGCCGGGTTCTCCGGCGCGAACACCCCCGGCAGCGGCACCGGCGGCGCCGACAACCGTCCCGCCCGGTCGAAGTGCAGCAGGTACGGGCCGAACTCGTCACCCACCCAGTACGAGCCGTCCTCCGCGCGCACCATCGACTCCACGTCGAAGTCCGCGCCGGTCAGCACCCGGTCCGACCGCGTCAGCGGGAACGGCACGTGCCCGTGCGGGTCCGTCAGCGTGATGCCGCCGACCACGTCCACCGCACCCGAGCCGAAGTCCGGCGCCACCCGGTGGATGCGCAGGGTGAAGTCCGCGCTGTTGGCCTTCGTGCCGAACCCGTTGTCCGACAGCACGTCGTAGGTGCCGTCGGCGTTGCGCAGCACCCCGCTGAACCCCTGCACCGGCTGGTCCGCGAACGGCGGCACCACCCCGTTGACGGGCGCCGTGCCCAGCGCCGCCCCCGACGGCTCGCTGGCGGGCACGAACGTCGACGCCGGGAGCGCCGCGAACCCGGTCAGCGTCGCCCGCCCCCAGCTCCGGCGGTCCTGCGGCGACGCCGCCCCGGGCACCGCGACCGACACCGACACGAGCACGGCCAAGCCGACGAGCAACGTTTTCCTCATGCGCGCACGCTAGGAGCGCCCGGTGAACGCGAGGTGGCGCGCTCCTCCACGGCCGGTTTCCCGCAGCCGTCCAGGACGAGCGTTGCTTTTGGGCAACACTGAAGCGACGAAGAGGATCACCAATAGTCGCTGCGGCGCCTGAAGACCTGTCCACCGAACCACGACGCAGGTGTTGCTTTCGAGCAACACTGAAGCCATCGGGGACACCGTCACACCGGCTCGGCCAGCAACCCGCTGATCGCCAGGTGCGTGTCCTCGACCACCCGGTCCGGCTCGGCCAACCCGCCGGGCCAGGGCCGCCCCGCCCCCACCCAGCACGTCCGCAACCCCGCGGCCCGCCCGCCCACCACGTCCAGCACCGGGTCGTCCCCCACCACCCAGCCGACCCCGCCCCGCCAACCGCACCGCCGGGCCGCGAGCCGGAAGAGCGACGGGTCCGGCTTGCGCACCCCCGCCTCGCCCGACGCGCACCACCCGTCCAGCAGGTCGAGCAGGCCGGTGCCCCTCAGCTTGCCCACCTGGTTGTCCACCTGCCCGTTGGTGACCACGCCGACCAACCACCCCGCCGAGCGCAGCGCCGCCACCCCCTCGACCACCCCGGGCCGCGGCACCACCAGCTCGGGCATCCGCGCCCGGTACGCCGCCCACAGCTCCCCCGGCGCGGCGAGCCCGAAGCGGGCGCCGACCGCGGCGAAGAACCGGTCCTTCGGACCCCGCCGCCCGGCGTCGACCAGCCACGGCACCGCACCGCCCGGCAGGCCGTGCGCCGCCGCGAACTCCACCGCCCACCGCCGGAAGGCGCCGGCCAGGTCGACCAGCGTGTCGTCCAGGTCGAACAGGACCAGCCTCAGTAGGCACCGCCGAGCTTGCGGTGGTCCCACGACACCACCGACGTCGGCGCGAACCGCAGCCCCACCCGCTTGACCGCCTGCCGCGCCACCAGCGCGTCCAGCTCGGGCCCGCCGTACCCGCCGGAGTACCGCGCCGCCACCGCCGCGCCGATCCGCGCCACCTCGGCCGGCTCCTCCACCAGCCGCACGTCGCACTCCATGCTCACGCCGCGCAGCTGGTCGTAGGTCTCCCCCGCCTCCAGCTGGAGCGTCGCCTCCGGCTGCCGCCGCAGGTTGCGGACCTTCTGGGACGACCGGTAGGTCCACCCGCACAGCTCGTCGCCCTCGACGACGAACCACAGCGGCACCAGGTGGGGGCGGCCGTTCGGGCCGATGGTGGCCACCGTGACGACCCGCTGCTCCGCCAGGAAGGCCGACACCTCGTCGGGGGTCATGGTGATCAACGCGCGCCGGGACACGCGCGTCAGGATAGGCGGCTGCCCTCGCGCGGCGCGGTCGGGCCCGCGGTCAGGTCGCCGACGGCACCCTCGTCCAGCAGCTCCAGGAACACGTCCACCAGGTGCGGGTCGAACCGGGCGCCGCGGCCGGCGCGCAGCTCGCGCACTGCCTGCTCGTGGGTCAGCGCCCGCCGGTGGGGGCGGTCGGCGCGCATCGCGGCCCACGTGTCGCACACCGACAGGACGCGGGCTTCGAGGCGGATGCGCTCGCGGGCCAGGCCGTTGGGGTAGCCGGCGCCGTCCCAGCGCTCGTGGTGCTGGCGGATGACCTCGGCGACCTCGGCGTGGTCGGGCAGCACGCCGACCATGCGGGCACCGCTGTCGGGGTGCTCGTGCAGCAGGTGCCACTGCTGGTCGGTGAGCGGGCCGGACTCGGTGAGCAGGTCGTCGGGCAGCACGATCATGCCGACGTCGAGCAGCCTGCCCGCGCGGTGCGCGGTGGCGACCTCCTCGGCGTCGCGCCCCAGCCGCAGCGCGACCGCCCGCGCCCACTCGGCGATGGCCAGGCTGCGGCCCGGGCTCGCCACCCGCAGGTCCACCAGGTCCGCGACCTGGTCCAGGTAGTCCACCGCGACGTCCTCCCGGTGCTCGGCGACCGCTGTCCCACCGGCCACCGCGCGGTCGCGGCCGAGGTCCTTGGCCAGGTACAGCGCGCGGTCGGCCGCCGACACCAGCGCGGACGCCGTGCCGTGGTGCGGGGCGAACGCGGCGGTGCCGGCGGAGAGCGTAACCGTCACCGACGCGCCGTCGCCCACCTCGATCGGCCGGTGGCCGACGGCGTGGCGCAGCCGCTCGGCCAGCCTGGTCGGGTGCTCGGCGTCGGCACCCGCCGCGATCAGCGCGAACTCCTCGCCGCCGTAGCGGGCCAGCACGTGGCCCGGTCCGACGGCGGCGCGCAGCCTGGCCGCCACCTCGACCAGCACCCGGTCGCCGCCGGGGTGCCCGAACCGGTCGTTGATCTGCTTGAACCGGTCCACGTCCAGGATCACCACGGCCAGCGGGCCGCCCGTGCGCCCGGCCCGGGCCACGTCGTCGGCCAGGTGCGCCTCGAAGTAGCGGCGGCTGCGCAGCCTGGTGAGCCCGTCGGTGATGGCGATCCGGCGCTGGTCGACGGCGAGGCCGGCGAGCCGGGTGGTGGTGAGCGCGAACAGCGCCGCGCAGCCGACCGCGATGACCGGCACGTCCCGCTGCACGCCCTGGGCGTGCTGGAGGAGCAGCAGCAGCGGACCGACCAGCGCGCCGACGCACAGCACGGCCAACCGGGTCCAGCCCAGCCGCCACGCGGGCACCTCCGCGGTGTGCGTGATGCGCCCCATGGACGGGTGCAGGGCGCACGCGCCCAGCGCCAGGTTGCCGGTCAGCCAGACCGCGTCGAGGAAGTTGCCCGCCTCGTAGGTGCCGGCCAGGCGTTGCAGCACGTAGACGGTGTCGGCGGTGAGTATCGCCGCCAGCCAGACGTTGAGCAGCAGGAACGACCCGTCGCGGCGGCCCGCGCCGAACAGCAGCCGCAGCGCGGCCAGCAGCACCACCAGGTCCATCAGCGGGTAGGCCAGCGACGCGACCTCCACCAGCACCGGCGTGCCCAGGCGGGTCTGCGGGCCGATGACGAACACCCACGACAGCAGGCCCGCGCCCACGGTCAGCGACGCCGCGTCGAGCAGGCCGGGCAGGTCGCGGTCGGAGCGGCGGCGGCGGATCAGCACGACCAGGCCGACGACGACCAGCGGGTAGTGGCCGATGTAGAAGATGTCGGCGACCGACGGGTAGCGCGTCTCGTTGAGCACGTAGTGCGAGACGTAGAACGTGGCGTCGGCCAGGGCGTAGACCACCTGCCCGAGCCCGAGCACGACCCACGGCGCGCGCGGAACGGGCCGGTTGCGGCGCACGCCCCACCACACGGCGACCGCGGCGGACGCGCTGACCGCGCAGTAGACGACCACGCGCAGCGGCACGGTGCCCACGAAGATCGGCAGGGTGTAATAGGCACCCACGGATAACAGGCCGAAGAGCAGGTAACCGAGCCACAGCCGGTTCGGCCCCTCGCCCGGGATTCCGCGGTTCTCGACCGGTGTGTCCCCCGCGACGCGCAATCCCGGCACTCCTTCTGCGGCTCGGCTCGGCTCCGCTGCGACAAGGCCCGGCCATGACATCGGTGAACGGCGGGCGGCGTCAACCCCGCTGCCCGGAACTCGCCCCGCGCCGCGCTCACACTACGGCACGAGAGGATAGGGTTCCGCGCACAACAGTCGCCATGGGGGACGCATGTCGGACGAAGCACGCGAACTGCTGGAGCGGGTTCGCGAGGAGGTGCGCCGCGACGGCGGCGCCAACGAACTGGTGCCGCTGGTCGCGGAGGGGCGGGCGTCGCTGGACGCGATCAAGGCCCTCGCCGCGGAGGAGCACCACATCGTGCGCAGCGACTGGCGAGCGTTCCTCACCTTGGCCGCGCAGGCGACGGAAGCGCCGCAGCGCGAGTTCTTCGCGACCGTCGCCGCGGGCGAGGGCCTGGCCCTGGCCAGGCTCGGCGACTTCGCGGCCGGCTGCGGCCTGACCGCCGACGACCTGGCCGCCCACCGCCCGCTGCCGGGGTGCCAGGCATACCCGTCGTACGTGGCCCGGCTCGCCCTGGACGGCAACCCGCACGACGCGCTGCTGGCGATCCTCGCGAATTTTGCGGAATGGGGCGGTTATTGCGCGACGATCGGCGCGGCGTTGCGCGAGCACTACGGTTTCGACGACGCGGCCTGCGCGTTCTTCGACTTCTTCGCCGCCCCGTCGCCCGAATTGGACGCCCTGTCGCTGGCCGCCCTGGACGCGGTGCTGGCCACCGGGTGGAACCCGGAGGGTGCTTTCCCGGCGGCGCGGCTGCTGCACTCGTACGAGCTGATGTTCTGGAACACGCTGGCCGCGCTGGGCTGATCCCCCGCGCCTAGGATGGCCCCGTGCCCGAAGTGCGCGTTGCCGAACAGGCCGGCGTCGGCGTCACGGGGGCGACGCGGCCGAGCGAGGACCACGTGGTGGTGCTCGACCACGCGGTCGTGGTGCTCGACGGCGCGACGAACCTGACGCCCGGCGCGCGCAGCGGCGGCTGGTACGCGGGCGTGCTCGCCGACGAGCTGGCGCGGCGGCTGGGCGCGGCGCCCGGGGCGGACCTGGCCGACGTGCTCGCCGGGGCGATCCGGGCGGTGGCGGCGGCCGAGGGGCTGGTGCCGGGCGCGTCGCCGTCGAGCACGGTGGCCGTGGCGCGCTGGACCGACGAGCGGGTCGACGCGCTGGTGCTCGCGGACAGCCCGGTCGTGGCGTTCGGGCCGGGCGGGGTGCGGGTGCTCGCCGACGACCACCTGCGCCGGCTGCCGCGGTCCCGGCACACCTACCGCGACCGGTTGCGCACCGGCGGCGGGTACGGCGACGCGCACCTGGAGGCGTTGCGCGCGGGCATGACCAGGACTTCGCGGTACCGCAACACGCCCGGCGGCTTCTGGGTGGCGGAGGCGGACCCGGGCGCGGCGCGGCACGCGAGCCGCGCGAGCTGGGCCCGCGACGAGGTCGACGCCCTGCTGCTGGCCACCGACGGGGTGTCGTGCGGCGTGGACGACTACGGGTTGTTCGACTGGCCGCAGGCGCTCGACCTGGCGCGGCGCGAGGGGCCCGCCGCCGTGCTGGCGGCGGTCCGGCAGGCCGAGGCCGACGACCCCGACGGGGCGCGCTGGCCCAGGGCCAAGCGGCACGACGACCAGGCCCTGGTGCTGGTGGACGGGCTGTAGCCCACGCGCACGGCACCGAACCGACGCGCGTGTCCTCCACTCCGACACCGCGTGTCCTCCACTCGGACACCGCGCCCCCGTTCGAACCGCGCTCAGTTGGCCGGCGTCCCGTCCTCCTCCGGCGGCTCGGACTCGGGGAACGGGTCGGGGTTGGTGTCGCGCAGGTCGGCCGCGTCGGCCTTGGCCTCGGCGATCTCCTGCCGCACCTCGGCCAGCCGCTCGCCCTGCTCCGGCATCTCCACCTCGCGCACCTCGTTCTCGTCGACCATGCGCCCAGGGTTGCCGCCGGCCGGGTCGGCAAACCGCTTTGGACAGCCCCCGGCACGACGGCTACCCTCGATAAGAGACCACCGGTTCGTAAAACCGCCGAGGAGCCCCATGTCGACCACCGCGCCACCCCGCCCCTCCGCGCGGCGGCGGATCACCTTCACGGCGGTCCTGCTCACCCTGACCGCGCTGCTGTTCTGGGTGCCGTGGTTCGGCCTGCTGCCGCCGAGCGCGCGGTGGCCGTGGCCGGTGCAGGTCGCGGGCACGGCGTTCTTCGCGGTCACCTCGGTGGCGTTCCCCCTGCTGCTGGTCCGCGCGCACGGCCGCCGGCACTCCGACCGCGCCTCCCGCGCCGCGCACGCGATGCTCGGCGTGGCCTGGGTGTTCTTCGCCTGGACCCTGGTCACCGACGTGGTGCGGCTCGCCCTGGCCGTGGCGGGCGTGGAGAACCCCCTGCGGGCCCGGGTGGTCGCGGTGCTGCTGCTCGCCACCGGCCTGGCCCTGACCGCGCACGGCGTCCGCGAGGCGCGCCGCGTGCCCCGGGTCCGGCGGACCGACGTGGTGCTGCCCCGGCTCGCCCCGGCGTTCGACGGGCTCACCGTCGCGGTGCTGGCCGACACCCACTACGGCGCGATCGACCGCACCCGCTGGTCCCGCGACACCGTCGCGGCGGTCAACGCCCTGGGCCCGGACGTGGTGGTCCACGTCGGCGACATCGCCGACGGCACGGTCGAGCAGCGCCGGGGCCAGGCCGCGCCGCTGGGCGACGTGCGCGCGGCGCACCGGTTCTACGTCTCCGGCAACCACGAGTACATCAGCAACGCCCAGGCGTGGCTGGACCACATGGCCGAGCTGGGCTGGACCAGCCTGCACAACCAGCACCGGGTGCTGGAGCGCGACGGGGCGCGGCTGGTGTTCGCGGGCGTGGACGACGTCACCGGCGCGCACTCCGGCGAACCCGGCCACGGCGCGGACCTGGCCGCCGCGCTGGCGGGCACCCGGCCCGACGACCCGGTGGTGCTGCTGGCCCACCAGCCCAGTGAGGTCGCCAAGGCCGCCGCCGCGGGCGTGGACCTCCAGCTGTCCGGCCACACCCACGGCGGCCAGATCTGGCCGTTCCACCTGCTGGTGCGGCTCCAGCAGCCGGTGCTGGCCGGGTTGAGCGACCACGGCGAGCGCACCCGCCTCTACACCAGCCGCGGCGCCGGGTTCTGGGGTCCGCCGCTGCGCGTGTTCGCGCCCAGCGAGATCTCCCTGCTGACCCTGCGCACCGCGTAGCATCCCCGCCCCATGAGGGTCGTGGTGGTGGGTGCGAGCGGGTTGGTCGGGCAGCACGTGGTGGAGCGGCTGCGGGCATCGGGGCACGAGGTCACGACCGCGGCGCGGACCGCGCGCGACGGGGTCGACCACGCCGTGGACGCCACGCGGGCCAGCGGCGCGGAGTTCCGGGCCCTGCTGGCCGGGCACGACGGCGTGGTGTTCGCGGCGGGCGTCGACGACCGGGAGGTGCCGCGCCGGCCCGCCTACGCGGTGTTCCACCGCGGCAACGTCGCGCCGGTCGTGCGGCTGCTCACCGCCGCCCGCGAGGAGGGCCTGACCCGCGCCGTGGTCCTCGGGTCGTACTACACGCACTTCCACCGCGAGCGGCCCGAGTGGCGGCTGGCCGAGCGCCACCCGTACATCCGCAGCCGGGTCGAGCAGGCGCGCCTGGGCCGCGCCGCGGCGGGCCCGGACCTGCCGGTGGCGGTGCTGGAGCTGCCGTTCGTGTTCGGCCGCGCGCGCGACCGGCTGCCCAACTGGGCGGGGCCCCTGGACCGGTGGGTGCGCTCGCGCTCGCCGCTGCTCGCCCCGCCCGGCGGCAGCGCCGCGACGACGGCCGCGCGCGTGGCCGAGGTGGCGGTGGACGCGCTGGAGCGGGCCGGCGGCGAGGACCTGCCGGTCGCCGACGACAACCTGACCTGGTCGCGGTTCCTCGGCCTCGTCGCGGACGCGGCCGGCCACCCGCGGCCGGTGCGCGCGCTGCCGGGGGCGGTGGTGCGGGTGGCGCTGTGGCTGACCTGGCTCGCCCACTCGGCGCGGGGGCGGCAGTCCGGGTTGGACCCCAGGTACCTCGGCGACCTGCTGCTGCGGGAGCTGTTCGTCACGCCCGGCCGGCCGGGGTCGGTCGAACCCGCCATCGCGGAGACCTTCCCGCGCGAGTAACGGCGATTCAAGATGTTTGTCCGTTGTGGACCGGTTCGAGGCGTCGGCAGCCGAGCGTGAACGTGCGGGCACACCTTCGGGTGTCCGCACGTCCCCACGGGATGGTTGTCCGCGCCACCGGTCGCAAGCCTCGCCGCGACGGGGTTACGTTCGGGTCGGTCCGGCCCGTCGCGGTGAGGAGGAAGGCGGATGAAGGCCGTTCGAACCGCGCTCTGCGCCGTCTTCGCGGTGCTGGCGCTGACCGCGTCCACCGCGTCCACCGCGCACGCGAGCGCCGCGCCGGAGCCGACCTGCGCGGTGCTGGCGCCGTACGACTTCGAGTGCGTGTTCGTCGGCGTGGTCAAGGGGCGCGTCTTCCTCGACCCGGTCGCGCAGCGGGCCACCACCCAGGTCTACCTGGGGCACAGCCTGTTCGGCTGGCAGAAGGTCGCGGAGGCCACGTGGCCCCGGTCGCGCGTGCAGGCCGCCACGTGCGGCACCGCGTTCAACCACACGGCCTGCCTCTACACCGACTTCAACTGGTCCGAGCGCTTCGTCTCGCTGCGCGCAACCTATGACGAGCGGGAGATCGGGAACTGGCGCTTCACCTGGTAGTGCCCGTCCCGCCGACCGGGTTGCCGCTACAGTCGTGCGGTGTCGGTACAACGGGACGGCAAGCGCGTGCCGCTGTGGTTGGTCGCCTCCTCAGCCGCCGCGGCGGTGGTCGTGCTGCTCGGTGCCTGGTGGTTCACGCGGCCCGGTGACGTTCACGAGGGCGACCCGCCGGAGGGGACCACGGTGATCAACCGGGTGGTGGAGGGGCCGCTCGACCAGATCTCGCGGACCGGTCCGGTGACGCTGTGGACGCCACTGACCACGCAACCGCCGAGGACCCCGTAACCGGGTCGTCGGTCGCGCGCC
This portion of the Saccharothrix syringae genome encodes:
- a CDS encoding protein phosphatase 2C domain-containing protein — protein: MPEVRVAEQAGVGVTGATRPSEDHVVVLDHAVVVLDGATNLTPGARSGGWYAGVLADELARRLGAAPGADLADVLAGAIRAVAAAEGLVPGASPSSTVAVARWTDERVDALVLADSPVVAFGPGGVRVLADDHLRRLPRSRHTYRDRLRTGGGYGDAHLEALRAGMTRTSRYRNTPGGFWVAEADPGAARHASRASWARDEVDALLLATDGVSCGVDDYGLFDWPQALDLARREGPAAVLAAVRQAEADDPDGARWPRAKRHDDQALVLVDGL
- a CDS encoding metallophosphoesterase, with the protein product MSTTAPPRPSARRRITFTAVLLTLTALLFWVPWFGLLPPSARWPWPVQVAGTAFFAVTSVAFPLLLVRAHGRRHSDRASRAAHAMLGVAWVFFAWTLVTDVVRLALAVAGVENPLRARVVAVLLLATGLALTAHGVREARRVPRVRRTDVVLPRLAPAFDGLTVAVLADTHYGAIDRTRWSRDTVAAVNALGPDVVVHVGDIADGTVEQRRGQAAPLGDVRAAHRFYVSGNHEYISNAQAWLDHMAELGWTSLHNQHRVLERDGARLVFAGVDDVTGAHSGEPGHGADLAAALAGTRPDDPVVLLAHQPSEVAKAAAAGVDLQLSGHTHGGQIWPFHLLVRLQQPVLAGLSDHGERTRLYTSRGAGFWGPPLRVFAPSEISLLTLRTA
- a CDS encoding diguanylate cyclase encodes the protein MRVAGDTPVENRGIPGEGPNRLWLGYLLFGLLSVGAYYTLPIFVGTVPLRVVVYCAVSASAAVAVWWGVRRNRPVPRAPWVVLGLGQVVYALADATFYVSHYVLNETRYPSVADIFYIGHYPLVVVGLVVLIRRRRSDRDLPGLLDAASLTVGAGLLSWVFVIGPQTRLGTPVLVEVASLAYPLMDLVVLLAALRLLFGAGRRDGSFLLLNVWLAAILTADTVYVLQRLAGTYEAGNFLDAVWLTGNLALGACALHPSMGRITHTAEVPAWRLGWTRLAVLCVGALVGPLLLLLQHAQGVQRDVPVIAVGCAALFALTTTRLAGLAVDQRRIAITDGLTRLRSRRYFEAHLADDVARAGRTGGPLAVVILDVDRFKQINDRFGHPGGDRVLVEVAARLRAAVGPGHVLARYGGEEFALIAAGADAEHPTRLAERLRHAVGHRPIEVGDGASVTVTLSAGTAAFAPHHGTASALVSAADRALYLAKDLGRDRAVAGGTAVAEHREDVAVDYLDQVADLVDLRVASPGRSLAIAEWARAVALRLGRDAEEVATAHRAGRLLDVGMIVLPDDLLTESGPLTDQQWHLLHEHPDSGARMVGVLPDHAEVAEVIRQHHERWDGAGYPNGLARERIRLEARVLSVCDTWAAMRADRPHRRALTHEQAVRELRAGRGARFDPHLVDVFLELLDEGAVGDLTAGPTAPREGSRLS
- a CDS encoding thiaminase II/PqqC family protein encodes the protein MSDEARELLERVREEVRRDGGANELVPLVAEGRASLDAIKALAAEEHHIVRSDWRAFLTLAAQATEAPQREFFATVAAGEGLALARLGDFAAGCGLTADDLAAHRPLPGCQAYPSYVARLALDGNPHDALLAILANFAEWGGYCATIGAALREHYGFDDAACAFFDFFAAPSPELDALSLAALDAVLATGWNPEGAFPAARLLHSYELMFWNTLAALG
- a CDS encoding NAD-dependent epimerase/dehydratase family protein, translated to MRVVVVGASGLVGQHVVERLRASGHEVTTAARTARDGVDHAVDATRASGAEFRALLAGHDGVVFAAGVDDREVPRRPAYAVFHRGNVAPVVRLLTAAREEGLTRAVVLGSYYTHFHRERPEWRLAERHPYIRSRVEQARLGRAAAGPDLPVAVLELPFVFGRARDRLPNWAGPLDRWVRSRSPLLAPPGGSAATTAARVAEVAVDALERAGGEDLPVADDNLTWSRFLGLVADAAGHPRPVRALPGAVVRVALWLTWLAHSARGRQSGLDPRYLGDLLLRELFVTPGRPGSVEPAIAETFPRE